A genomic segment from Paramixta manurensis encodes:
- a CDS encoding DUF4156 domain-containing protein → MRINVLPGLFVASMLLAGCSSTNELDAAGQRVTFTDQQPAKECQLLGEITGSQSNWLSGSGGEGSSLRGAANDLRNRAAQMGGNVIYGATSPTQNFWSSFAPLDSKMTGQVYKCPQA, encoded by the coding sequence ATGCGGATTAACGTTTTGCCGGGACTTTTTGTCGCTTCTATGCTGCTGGCAGGTTGTAGTTCCACCAATGAGCTTGACGCCGCGGGGCAACGCGTCACCTTTACCGATCAGCAGCCAGCTAAAGAGTGTCAACTTCTGGGTGAAATCACCGGTTCACAGAGTAACTGGTTGAGTGGTTCCGGCGGCGAAGGGAGTTCATTACGCGGCGCGGCAAACGATTTGCGTAATCGCGCGGCACAAATGGGCGGTAACGTGATTTACGGCGCCACCAGTCCAACGCAAAACTTCTGGTCCAGCTTCGCCCCGCTGGACAGTAAAATGACCGGTCAGGTTTATAAATGTCCGCAAGCCTGA